A stretch of the Candidatus Thorarchaeota archaeon genome encodes the following:
- a CDS encoding 6-pyruvoyl tetrahydropterin synthase family protein yields the protein MRCKAYPDQTAGDGYDPEFLITTVLHMERLVHQARPGGQNVHTIRVSDPKMHFSSAHFVEDAEGCERLHGHNYYVEIELSGQLDEHGMVADFRAVRRRIVEICEELDHRVLLPGKSESIQLKHKEDSIEIMVDQKNYVFPASDCVVLPIMTTTAELLAELILQRSGLSDEFEQAKVCVAESRFSFGCYET from the coding sequence ATGAGATGCAAAGCATACCCTGACCAGACAGCAGGCGATGGTTACGATCCTGAGTTCCTCATAACGACAGTTTTACATATGGAACGTCTCGTTCACCAAGCAAGACCCGGAGGTCAAAATGTGCACACCATACGCGTTAGCGACCCAAAAATGCACTTCAGCTCTGCACATTTCGTCGAAGATGCGGAGGGTTGTGAACGACTGCACGGTCATAATTACTATGTTGAAATCGAGCTTTCGGGTCAACTTGACGAACATGGCATGGTAGCGGATTTCAGAGCCGTGAGACGAAGAATAGTGGAGATTTGTGAGGAACTTGACCACAGGGTCTTGCTGCCTGGCAAATCGGAATCAATACAGTTGAAACACAAAGAGGATTCAATTGAGATAATGGTGGATCAGAAAAATTACGTTTTTCCCGCTAGTGACTGTGTTGTTCTGCCGATTATGACAACTACCGCAGAGCTTCTTGCTGAGCTGATTCTTCAACGATCAGGCTTGTCGGATGAATTCGAACAAGCAAAGGTCTGTGTTGCTGAATCCCGATTCAGTTTTGGCTGCTATGAGACTTGA
- a CDS encoding ATP-dependent DNA ligase: MNYETLSNAYLEIESTSGLLDKIAIFANVLKEASPEEIRKVIALTRGKLHPDWKGEPEIGIAEKMTIQVVAAAASVAESEVRQGLREHGDIGLIAEELLSQSAQSTLVMRDVTVRLVYSTLDDVSRISGKGSTREKISSLVGVLSNASPLEARYILRTITGDLRLGLGDMSILDALSQAFRGSREARETLERAYNFSSDLAYVGEVLARDGLEAVSSSQPQVGVPIRMMAAKKLSSSSEILEKVEGTALVEFKYDGERIQVHKDGGTITLYSRRQEDITAQYPDIAEMVSEQVLAEQCILEGECVAIDTDTGRPLPFQTLMRRRRKENIDEYREEIPVAMYFFDALYVDGRNLTDIPMLERREVLKEVINESENVSLTKGKEIDNAEALDEMFQEALRTGNEGLIAKAIHEESVYQPGARSWLWIKLKASYTEGMSDSVDLVVVGALHGRGKRTGVYGAILASAFDEQTGEFPTVCKIGTGFTDEMLAEFKERLEEHTVSRQDPRVKSDIEADVWIEPALVIEVLGDEITLSPIHLAGKDRLQDGGLAIRFPRFTGRWRDDKGPKDATTVSELIDMYEMQSIP; this comes from the coding sequence ATGAACTACGAGACGCTTTCAAATGCCTATTTGGAAATCGAGTCAACGAGTGGCCTTCTGGACAAGATCGCGATTTTTGCCAATGTGTTGAAGGAAGCGAGTCCAGAAGAAATCAGGAAGGTTATTGCATTAACGAGAGGTAAACTCCATCCGGACTGGAAGGGCGAGCCCGAAATTGGAATCGCAGAGAAGATGACAATCCAAGTTGTCGCAGCCGCAGCATCGGTCGCGGAATCAGAAGTCAGGCAGGGATTACGGGAACACGGCGACATTGGTCTCATTGCAGAGGAGTTACTTTCCCAAAGTGCGCAGTCTACACTTGTCATGCGCGATGTTACTGTTAGATTGGTCTACAGCACCCTTGATGACGTTTCCCGGATATCTGGAAAAGGCAGCACTCGCGAGAAAATATCTTCACTGGTCGGCGTCCTCAGCAATGCTTCACCTCTTGAGGCTCGGTATATTCTGCGCACAATAACCGGTGATTTGCGTCTGGGGCTTGGAGACATGAGCATACTCGATGCTCTTTCACAGGCTTTCAGAGGTAGTCGTGAAGCTAGAGAAACATTAGAGCGGGCTTACAACTTCAGCAGCGATCTCGCGTACGTTGGAGAGGTTTTAGCCCGGGATGGGCTAGAGGCTGTTTCTTCAAGTCAACCCCAGGTTGGTGTCCCTATCAGGATGATGGCCGCCAAAAAACTATCGTCATCCAGTGAGATTCTGGAGAAAGTAGAGGGAACTGCACTTGTCGAGTTCAAATATGACGGCGAGAGGATTCAAGTCCACAAAGATGGAGGAACCATCACGCTTTACTCTCGTCGACAGGAAGATATTACCGCTCAGTACCCTGATATTGCGGAAATGGTTTCTGAGCAAGTACTTGCCGAGCAGTGCATCTTAGAAGGCGAATGTGTTGCTATTGATACTGACACTGGTCGTCCTCTGCCATTCCAAACATTGATGCGACGTCGTCGTAAGGAGAACATAGACGAGTACCGAGAGGAAATACCCGTCGCGATGTATTTCTTTGATGCATTATATGTTGACGGTCGAAATCTAACAGATATTCCTATGCTTGAACGTCGCGAGGTGTTGAAAGAAGTAATCAATGAGAGTGAGAATGTTTCTTTGACCAAAGGGAAAGAAATCGATAATGCAGAGGCCCTTGATGAGATGTTTCAGGAAGCGCTTAGGACAGGAAATGAGGGGTTGATAGCTAAGGCTATTCACGAGGAGTCGGTATATCAACCAGGAGCGCGCAGCTGGTTATGGATTAAACTAAAGGCATCATACACGGAAGGCATGAGTGATTCTGTAGATCTCGTAGTTGTTGGGGCATTGCATGGTCGTGGAAAACGGACTGGTGTTTATGGGGCTATTCTGGCATCAGCATTTGATGAACAAACCGGCGAATTCCCAACAGTCTGCAAAATTGGAACCGGATTCACAGATGAGATGCTTGCAGAGTTCAAAGAACGTTTGGAGGAACATACTGTTTCAAGACAAGATCCACGTGTCAAATCGGATATAGAAGCTGATGTGTGGATAGAACCGGCTCTGGTCATTGAGGTTCTAGGTGACGAAATCACGTTGAGCCCTATTCACCTTGCAGGAAAAGACAGACTACAAGATGGTGGACTCGCTATCCGCTTTCCGAGGTTTACAGGGCGCTGGAGGGACGACAAGGGCCCAAAGGACGCCACAACGGTCAGTGAGTTGATTGATATGTATGAGATGCAAAGCATACCCTGA
- a CDS encoding 30S ribosomal protein S17e: MGSIRPNYIKTAARKLLRYYPDDFTTDFETNKRLVEQYSDAKSKRVRNRIAGYLVRLIQIEQARAEAEAMAAAQEEQLADMEM, translated from the coding sequence ATGGGCTCGATTAGACCGAATTACATCAAAACAGCAGCGAGAAAACTGCTCAGATACTACCCAGATGACTTTACAACTGATTTTGAAACGAATAAACGGCTAGTGGAACAATACTCGGATGCCAAGAGCAAGCGGGTTAGGAACAGAATAGCAGGCTATCTGGTTCGCTTGATCCAGATTGAACAAGCCCGTGCAGAAGCAGAAGCCATGGCTGCGGCGCAGGAAGAACAACTAGCTGATATGGAAATGTAG